In Haloarchaeobius salinus, the sequence AACGTCGCGAGGAAGCCGAGCCCGACACGGACGACCACGCGGGCGACGTCACCGAACCCGCCGAGTTCCCGGTCCCGTCCGAGTCTGTCGAGGAGCGCCCACGTCGCCAGCGCAGCGAGCGAGCCGACGACCAGCAGCGAGAACAGGTCGACGCGCCCGAGCGGCGTCGCGAACGACACCGGCGGGCGGGAGGTCGCCGCGAGGTCCGGGTCCGGCTGGCCGACCAACAGCGGGCCGAACACCCCACCGAAGAAGAACAGCGTCACGTAGCCGAGCGCGAACGTCGCGGCCCTGTCGTTCGTCAGCTCGTCGAAGTACGCCCTCGTCCGGTCGCGGTTCTCGTACATCGGGTAGAGCACGTAGAAGACGAACACGAGCAGCGAGACGGCGAACAGCCAGTCGATACCACGAACGTCCCACGTGAACGGGCTCTGGAGCCCCTCGGCGAGCCCGACGTTGCGGAACAGCGGGTCCGGCGACGCGACGGCGAAGTCGTACCAGAACGTCACGGCGAGAACCGCCAGACTGACGAGAAACAGCGCCGAGCGCCGACCGAGCCCACCACCCGACGGCTCGACGGCGTCCCAGTCGACCTGCTCGAACCGTGCCCCCTCGTCGGCGTCACTCGTCGCCATCTATTCGCCACCCACCTGTCGACGACCGCGTTCGTACCACCCAGAGTCCATGCTGCTCGGTCCATTCGCGTAGGTGAACAAAAAAGGTGATAGTTGCTCAAATCGCGGCTTTACATATCCCCGCGGCGACGTCTATCGATTTCGACCACATTTCCAGCGGCGGTCCCCCGCATTTATTAGCTCTGGTACGACAGTCCATCTCGAATGCTACGACAGGGCCACGGGTCGGTGGTGCGGCCGTGAGCATGGTCTGGCGGCTCGTGCGGCGGGGTGTGTTCGCGGTCGTCTCCGCGTACATCGTGATGACGGCGGCGTTCGCCGTCATCGCGTTCACGAACGATCCGAACGTCGGGTCGGTCGCGTACGGTGCCTCGACCACCGGCGGGAACGTCACCGAGGCCATCCAGGCGTACCGGGAGGCCCGGAACCTGAACGACCCAATCCTCCAGCGCTGGCTGCGGTGGGTCGTCGGCATCTCCACGGGTGACTGGGGCATCGCCTACTCGACCGGGCAGCCGGTGCTGACCTCGATCCGCGAGAGCATGAAGTACACGCTGTTCTACCTCGTGCCGTCTGTCGTCATCGCGACGGTCACGGGCATCAGCTTCGGGCTGTTCGCCGCGTTCAGACGGCACACGTTCAGCGACCGATTCGTCACGACCGCCGCGTACGTCGGGCTCGGTATCCCCAACTTCTGGCTGGCCTCCGTACTGTTCAGCGCGGCCGTGATGGACCACCAGGTCATCGAGTTCCCGGGACTCCCGCTCGAGTCCGCACAGCTCTGGTCGTTCGACTTCACGCTCGCCTACGGCTTCGTCCCCTGGCTCGACGCGAACGCGACGCAGGCGTTCTTCGCGCTGCCCATCATCGTGCTCACGACGGCGCTCCTCGCCGGGCAGCTCCGCTATACGCGGTCGGAGTCCCTCGAGTACATCGACATGGAGTTCGTGAAAATCGCCCGAGCGAAAGGGGCCGGTCCGCTCCGTGTCGCCCGACACGTGCTCCGGAACGCGGCCATCCCGCTGCTCTCGCTGTTCCTCACGGAGATGCTCAGCGTGCTCGTGCTGGGCATCCTCGTCATCGAGGAGGTGTTCAACATCCCTGGCTTCGGCAGCCTCATGCTCAGCGCGGTCGGGGCCCGCGACATGCCGCTCATCCTCGGGGTGACGATGGTCGTCGCCTTCGTCGGTATCGTCGGGAACTTCTTCCAGGACATCGCCTACACGCTGCTCGACCCGCGCGTCGGCAGCGACACCGACTAGTCGTCGCCGTCCTCGTCGACGATGACGACCTCGCCGTCGACCACGTCGACGTTGATGAGCGTCTTCACGCTGTAGGGCGACTCGTCGATCTTGTTCTCGCCGCCGACCTTCTTGATGACCGCCACGCAGTCGACGACCTCCGCGTCTATCTCGTCGAGCGCGCCGAGCACCGCCGCGAGCGTCCCACCCGTCGAGAGCACGTCGTCGAGAACGAGCACGCGGTCGTCCGCCTCGACGTCGTTGATGAACATCTCGTTCTCCGAGTAGCCGGTCTGCTGGGCGAGCGACACCTCGCCCGCCAGTCCGTACTCGCGCTTCCGGATGACCGTCAGCGGGATGTCCGTCATCAGCGACACCGCCGTCGAGATGTGGATGCCCATCGCCGCCGGTGTGACGATCTTGTCGACCTCCTCCAGGTCCGCCTTCCGGATGATGCGGATGACGATCTCGCGGAGGAGTCCCGGGTCGAGCTGCGGCACGCCGTCGCTTATCGGGTGGACGAAGTAATGGTAGCCGTCTTTCTCGATGATGGGCGCATCGCGCAGGGACTGGCTGAGTCTGTCCATGTCGTAGCTACACGAACCAGCAATAAAAGCTGGCGATTGTGACCGCCGACTGCCGGGGTGTCACGGCCGTTCAGCCGACCTGCTGCTCGCTGAGGATGGCGGACTGTTCGCCCTTCTGCCAGACGACACGGATGGTGTCACCGACCGAGACGTTGCTCGACCCCGTAGTCAGCGTGAGACTGTCACCGCCCTCGAGTCCGTCGGCCCACTCGTCGGCCCCGACGATGTTGTAATCCGAACTGTTGCTTCCGGCTTCCCAGGCGATCTCGCCGTCGACGTAGACGGTGACGTACTGCGCCTCGACCGGGTTGCCACCCTCCTGCGTGAGCGTCATCGTCTCGGCCCCGGTACCGTCGACGTCGAAATCGTACTCGACGACCGCGTTCGGCGTCTGCTCGGTCACCTGTGACCCGATATCCAGTACGAACACGCCGACCGACGCCGACAGCACGACCGTCAGCGCGACCATGAGGACGACGCCGATGACAGGCGACAGCGCGTCCTCGTCCGCCAGCATCCCCCTGAAGTTCATCGGTCGTGAGTTGTCGATGGGGCATGATAAGCCAAGTGGCCAACTGGCGTGGACACGAATCCGTGAGACAGTCGCTCCCGGGTAGTTCTCTCGAAGCGACCGGGACGGGCTGGTGGTCCTTACTCGAAGTCGAGCTCCGGCGGGACCTCCAGATCGCCGAGGCGCATGTTGCGCTCGTAGTAGATGTGGACCGAGGCGGAGACCGTCAGCGTCAGCGCGATGAGCGTCGCCCAGGCGACGTCCGGCAGGAGCGAGAACGGGTATATCCCACCCCAGACCGCCGCACAGAGTGCGGTGCTGACCGCGCCGAGCGAGAGGTAGTACTCCCGCCAGGGGAGCTCGCTTCCGGGGACGATCTCGAGGTAGATAGAGAGGTCGCGCGTGCGCGCCGTGGGCTGGATCAGCCCCGACTCCGAGTCGTAGTCGACGATGTGTGCCTCGGCCATCCTCGGGAGGTGTGTCTGCTGGAGCGTCGTGTACACGCGCTTTCGCTGCTCCGAACTCACCTCGTCACAGGGCGTGCGGTACTCCCAGGAGGCGACCTGTGTCGCGAGGTCGCCGAGCTCGACTGGCTCGTCCGCGCGCTTGAGGTACTGGAGGACGAACCGTCGGCGCTGGTTCCGGAGCACGTCGAATATCTCGCCTTTCGACAGCCCCCCGTCCGTCAGGGCCGTCGTGTCGTCTGCGTCGGCGGGGTCCTCAGACATTGTTCTGCGGATATCGTGACGAATTTCGGAATACTCGCGCTTCGTCCCCTCCGCCGTACATCTTACCATACCGTGTAACCGGAGCGTACATAACGTTTCGTACTGCCCGCCGCGGCCGGAGTGTCCCGCCCCCGTTCGGCGGACGGGAGCGTAGGGAACCCCTACCGGGGTGCCACCAGGCCACCCCGACGAAACGCCGTTCGGGTGGGTGGTCGACCCCGCCGACGGGTCGCTCCGAAGTGGCGGCAAAGCCGACGGAATCGACGGATTCCACTACGCTTAAGTTGGCCATGGTACCTTCAGGTAGGTATGTACAGGGAGTTCACGAAGACGGTCTCGTCCGCCGGTCGCCTCGCCCGTTCTCGCACTCCGTCGCCACACTGGACTCCCCGCCGACGCCAACGGCCGTCCGAGCCGACGGCTCGACCCTCCCGGCCGTCGGCGGACCCCGGTGGTAGGGATGTCCAGCCCCGGCCGATCCACATCCGGAACGACCCACCAGCCATCGGAACCCCGTGATGACGGGAGCACGACTGCTGGTCCCCGTCTCGGAGTCGGACGGTCTCCGGAGGACGGTCTCGTACGCCATCCGGACCGCCCGCGAACGCGGCGAGGACGGCGAGGGCCGCCCGACGGTCCACTTCGTCTATCCCCTCTCCCAGCGGCTCTCGGACGACGGGCCGCCGGGTGCGGTGACCGAACTCCTCGAACAGGTGTCCGTCTGGGCCGCCGAGGACATCGGCGACGAGGAGGACGGTGAGGTCATCGTCGAGACGGCGGTCGTCGGGGCCGACCGGTACCTGTTCAGCCCGACCGACTACGCGGACATACTCGCCGAGTACGTCCGCGAGAACGACGTCGACACGGTGGTCTTCGACCCGGACTACAACCCGGGTGGGACGTCACCGCTGCTCCCACCCATCGAGGCGGAGCTGCAGCGTCGAGGGATCGACATCGCGGAGGCACCGGTCGAGCGTGAACACCGGGGCGGCTCGCTGACGACGCCCGCGACGGTCGGCCAGTTCCTCGCGCTGTTCGGCGTGTCGTACGTCTTCTACCTCCTGCTGGCGGGCTCGCTCGCCACCTACGAGCTCGTGACGGGGTTCGCGACGGCGGCGGTGACGGCGGGCGTCCTCTGGCAGGTCCCCTTCCGGGCCCCGTTCGACCCGGTCCGGCTGCTCCGCCAGTCGGGACGGATCGTGCTGTACACGCCGTTCTTGCTCTGGGAGATCGCGAAGGCGAACGTCCAGCTCGCCAGGATCGTCCTGCACCCGAAGCTCCCGATCGAGCCCGAACTGGTCGAGTACGAGGTGGCTGTCTGGTCCGACCTCGCGGTGGCGACGCTGGCGAACAGCATCACCCTCACCCCGGGGACGCTCACCGTCAGCGTCACGAAGAACGACCTCGTCATCCACTCCCTCACCGAATCCGACCGCGAGGGGCTCTTCGCCGGTACGCTGGAACGGCCCGTCCGATTCGTCTTCTACGGGCTGTCGGCCGCCCGGCGGGTCACCCCCGCAATGCGACGGGCGGAGGAGGGGGATGACAGATGACGCTGGTGACCGACGTGCTCACGGCGACTGCCGGCGCGTTCGTCCTGGCATCGCTCGTCGCCGTCTACCGTATCGTCGTCGGCCCGACGATACCTGACCGCATCATCGCCCTCAACAACGCCGGCTCGAACATCGTGGTCGTCATCGTGCTGCTCGCGGCCATCTTCGAGGACCCCGGCGCGCTCGACATCGCGCTGGTGTTCGCGCTGCTCAACTACCTGCTGAGCATCGCGTTCTCGAAGTTCACCATCGAACGGGAGGTGTTCTCGGAGTGACGCCGCGCGAGGTCGCCGTGCTCGTGCTCGCCGGGAGCGGGAGCTTCTTCGTGCTCATCGCGGCGGTCAGTCTCGTCCGGTTCCCGGACGTCTACTCGCGAATCCACGGCGCGTCACAGAGCGAGACGCTCGGGGCGGTGCTGACGTTCGCCGCCGTCACCGTCGCGTTCGGCTTCGACATCACGACGGTGAAAATCGCGCTCCTGCTGCTGTTCATGTTCATCACCAACCCGACCGCGGCCCACGCCGTCGCCCGGGCCGCATACGACCAGGGAATCGAACCGTGGACCGACGAGGAGGGCGAGTCATGAGCACGGCGATCGGCCTCGTGCTCCTGGCGTTCGTGCTGGCCTGCGCGGTCGCCACCGCCGTCCTGCGGGACGTGCTCGGGTCCGTCATCGCCTTCGGGGCGTACAGCCTCGGACTCGCGGCCATCTGGGTGCTGCTCCAGGCCCCCGACGTGGGGCTGACCGAGGCAGCAGTCGGGGCCGGACTCGTCATCGTGCTCTACCTGATCACCATCGCGAAGACGGTCCGACCGACGGGCGAGCGCGTCATCGAACGGATCGACGTCCCCGCCGTCGTCGTCTCGGTCGCGCTCGTTGCCGTGCTGCTCTCGACCGTCGGGGCGCTCCCCCCGGTCGGGGCGGAGGCACCGTCCTCGACGGGCGATGTCTCGACGTACTACCTGGAGAACGCCTACGAGGAGATCGGCGTCACGAACGCCGTGACCGCCGTCCTCGCGGGCTACCGTGGATTCGACACGCTCGGGGAGGCCGTCGTCGTCTACACCGCCGGTGTCGGCATCCTCGTCGCGCTGCGACAGGGGGTGAGCTCGGATGAGTGAGGCGGACGACGACGACGATGTACCCCGGATCCCCGGGCCGCAGTACGTCGAGAGCTCCGTCATCATGGCGACGGTCCGCGTGCTCGCCCCGTTCGTCCTCACGTTCGGTGCGTTCATGATGTTCCACGGGGCGGACGGCACCGGCGGCGGCTTCCAGGGCGGGGTCACCGTCGGCACCGTCGTCATCATGCTCGGGGTCGCCTTCGGCATCCGTGTCACCCGCGACTGGGTGGGGACGCGGGTCCCGGCCATGCTGATGGGCCTCGGCGTGCTCGTCTTCCTCGGCATCGGACTCGGTTCGGTCGCCCTCGGCGGGGGCTTCCTCGACTACCCGATCTACGGGATCAAAGATGCCAGCAAGTACAGCGTCGAACTCGTCGAACTCGCCATCGGGCTCATCGTCGCCGGCGTCAGCATCGGGCTGTTCTTCGCCCTCGCGGCCGGCATGCCCCCGAAGGGAGGTGAGGACGCGTGATCGAGATGTTCCTGGACCGGTCGTACTACGTCGCGAGCGTCCTGCTCCTCGGCGTGGGAACGTACATGCTGCTGGCGAGTCGCAACCTCGTGAAGAAGGTCATCGGGATGAACCTGTTCCAGACGGGCATCTTCCTGTTCCTCATCACGTCGGCGTTCGTCGACGGGGGGAAGCCGCCGGTGGTGGGCGGCGAGGGTCCGTACGTCAGCCCGCTCCCGCACGTGCTCATCCTGACGGCCATCGTCGTCGGGGTGAGCCTGACGGCTGTCGCGCTCGCGCTCATCGTCCGTGCCTACGACGAGTACGGCACGCTGAACGAGGACACGCTCCGGGAGGTGCGTGGCGATGAGTGACCTCCCGGCGCTGGTCGTCGCGCTGCCCATCCTCGGCTCGGTCGCGGCCCTGCTCGCGGGGCTCGTCCGCGAGCGGACGGGCTGGCACGTCGCGGTGCTCGCGATGGCCGGGCAGGTCGTGCTCACCGTCGCACTCGCCGCGAGGGCGTTCGACGAGCGGGTCACGTACGTCGTCGGCTGGTTTGAGGCCCCCTACGGCATCGAACTCGTCGTCGACGGGCTCTCCGCGACGATGGCCGTCCTCGTGGCGGTCGTCTCGCTGGGCGTGCTCGCCTACGCACGCCGGGCCGGCCCCCGGTCGAACCCGTTCTACGCGACGTACCTCCTGCTCGTCACCGGGCTCACCGGGGTCAGCGTCACGGGCGACGCGTTCAACCTCTACGTCTTCATCGAGATCATGGGGCTCGCGGCGTACGTGCTCGTCGCCGGGGGGCGGACCGCCGAGTCGGCCATCGCCGGCCTGAAGTACCTCATCGTCGGCACCGTCGGCGCGTCGCTGTACCTGCTCGGCGTCGCCTACGCCTACGTCGCGACGGGGACGCTCAACATGGCCGACCTCTCGAACGAACTCGCGGCCGTCGGGCACGACACGACGCTCGTCCAGACCGCGTTCGCGCTGGTCGTCGTCGGGCTGTTCATCAAGATCGCCGTCTTCCCGCTGCACACCTGGCAGCCCGACGCCTACGCGGACGCACCGCCGGTCGTCAGCGGGCTCATCTCCGCGCTCGTCTCGACGGTGGCCACGTACGCGCTCGTGCGCATGGTGTTCACCGTGTTCACCGTCGACTTCCTGCTCGCGAACCCGGCGGCCCGGACGGTGCTCGCGGTCGGCGGTGCGGTCAGCATCGTCGTCGGCAGCGTCCTCGCGGTGACACAGACCGAGATCAAGCGCGTCCTCGCGTACTCGTCGGTGTCGCAGTTCGGGCTGGTCGTCGTCGCCATCGCCGTCGCGAACGTGACCGCGCTCACCGGCGCGTTCATCCACCTCGTCGGCCACGCGGTGATGAAGGGCGGGCTGTTCCTGACCGCCGGTCTCGTCGCCAGCGCGACCGGCGCACGGAGCGTCGACGAGTACGACGGCCTGAGCGAGCGCGTCCCCCTCGGGAGCGCCGCCCTCGGCGTCCTCGCGCTGGGGATGGTCGGCGTCCCGCCCGCGGTCGGCTTCGTCGCGAAGTGGTACATCGCGCTGGGCTCGGTCGAGGCCCAGGCGTGGCCACTGGCGGTCGTCATCCTCCTGAGCACGCTGCTCACGCTCGCGTACTTCGCGAGGCTCATCGAGCGGATGTTCTTCCGCGACGCTCCCGAGAGCGCGCCCGACGACCGGGGGCTGGTGGCCGACGGGGCGACGGTCGCCGACGTCGCCAGCGTCTCCACGGGCATGCGGGCGACGGTCGTCGTCGCGGCCCTGCTGGCGGTCGGACTCGGCGTCGTCGGCTTCGAGTACGGACAGCTCCTCGAACCAACCATCGAACGACTCCTCGCATGACTGACTCACTACTCCCACTCGCAGCGGTGCTCGTCTCCGGCGGTGCGGCAGTACCGATACTCGCCTCCGGCGGTCGACCGAACGTCCGTGAGGGCTGGACGCTGCTCGCGGCCGCGGCCAACCTGGCCATCGTCGCCAGCATGGTCCCCGGCGTCGTCTTCGACGGGCAGGTCTACGTGACCGACTTCGGGACGTTCGTCCCGGGCGTACGCTTCGCGCTCCGGGTCGACCCGCTCGCCCTGCTGTTCGGCCTGCTTGCCAGCCTGCTCTGGCTGGTGACGAGCTTCTACAGCATCGGCTACATGCGCGGGCTGGACGAGCACGCACAGACCCGCTACTTCGCGGCGTTCGCCGGTAGCGTCGCCTCGGCGGTCGGCGTCGCCTTCGCGTCGAACCTGGTCGTGCTGTTCGTCTTCTACGAGCTGTTGACCGTGGCGACGTACCCGCTGGTCACCCACGACGAGACGGACGAGGCACGCGCCGCCGGCCGGAAGTACCTCGCGTACACGTTCGGCGGCGGCGTCGCGGTGCTCGCCGGCACCGTGCTGGTCTTCTGGGCGACCGGGACGACCGCGTTCACCGCCGGCGGCATCGGGGCGCTGGCCGACGCCGACCCGACCGTCGCCCGGGCCGCCTTCGCGCTGCTCGCCGGCGGGTTCGGCGTGAAGGCCGCGCTGATGCCGCTGCACTCCTGGCTGCCCGACGCGATGGTCGCGCCGACGCCGGTTTCCGGGCTGCTCCACGCCGTCGCCGTCGTCAAGTCGGGCGTCTTCGGCATCGCGCGGGTGCTGCTCGACGTGTTCGGCCTCGACCTCGTCGGCGCGCTCGGCCTCGACGTGGTGCTGGCGTCGGTCGCAGCCTTCACGCTCGTGGTCGCGAGCGTCATCGCGCTCAGACAGGAGAACCTCAAGCGGCGGCTGGCGTACTCGACGGTGAGCCAGCTGTCCTACATCGTGCTCGGGCTCTCGGTGCTCGACCCGATGGCGACGACCGGCGGACTGCTCCACATCCCCGCCCACGCGTTCATGAAGCTCACCCTGTTCTTCTGTGCGGGTGCCATCCACGTCGAGACCCACACCGACGACATCCCGAACATGGCCGGCATCGGCGCGCGGATGCCCCTGACGATGGGGGCGTTCACCGTCGCCGCCGCGGGCATGGCGGGGATCCCGCTCGTCGCCGGCTTCGTCAGCAAGTACTACATCCTCATCGGCACCGTCTCGACCGGACAGGTCGTGTTCACCGCCGCACTGCTCGTCTCGGGCGTGCTCAACATCGCGTACTTCTGGCCGGTCGTCTACACCGCCTTCTTCGAGTCGCCCGGCCGGAGCGACACGAAGCCTGTCGTCGAGGGCCCCCTCGGCGGTCGCTTCGGCGGCGAGACGCCGGCGACCGACGGCGGACGGGAGCCCGACGAGGAGGACGCCAACGGCACGGACGACCACGGCTTCGCGCCGGACCACGAGGGCCAGGGCGTCCAGGACGATATCGAGGTCAGCGAGCAGCTGGCCCCCGAGCACGGCCCCACCAGCAGTCTCGACTGGGAGCACCGCGCACCGAACGGCTCCGAGTCCACCTGGTTCATGCTCGGACCCATCCTCTTCGCGGCGGCCGGCTCGGTCGTCCTCGGACTGGTCCCGACGCAGGCGGTGTTCCTCCGCATCGTCGACCTGATCGTCTCCGGACTGACGGGGGTGGTGGTCTGATGGTCGACCCCGTCGTCCCGCCGTTCGTCCCGGTGCTGCTCGCCGCGCTCGTCCTGCCGTTCGTGAGCCGCCGGGTCGGCCACGCGGTCGGCGTCGTCGCCACCGGAGCGGTCGTCCCGTACGTCTGGCTCGTCGCCGATGGACAGCACCTCCCGACGGAGCTGTTCGGCTTCGACGTGGTGCTGTTCAACGTCGACGCCTTCTCGACGCTGATGGGGCTCGTCTTCGGCTTCATCGGTGCGGTCGCGGTGCTGTACTCGTGGGCGAGCAACGCCGACTCGGTCCAGACGGCGTTCGCGCTCGGCTACGTCGGCACGAGCCTCGGTGCGGTGTTCGGCGGCGACTGGCTGACGCTCGTGTTCTTCTGGGAGCTGATGGCCGTCACCAGCACGCTGCTGGTCTGGCACTACGGCGGCCGCGCCGTCCGGGCCGGCTTCCGGTACGCACTGCTCCACGGCATCGGCGGCACGCTGCTGCTCGGGGCGGTCGTCTGGCACTACGTCGAGGTCGACTCGTTCCTCTTCACCGCCGCGCCGGACGGGATGGCCGGTGCCGTCGCGCCCGTCCTCGCGGCGATCGGTATCGGCGTCAACGTCGGCTTCGTCGGCCTGCACGCCTGGCTGCCCGACACGTACCCGCGTCCGCACATCGCGGCCAGCGTCTTCCTCTGTGTCTACACCACGAAGACCGGCGTCTACGGGATGTACCGTGCGTTCCCCGAGGGACAGCTCGCCATCGCCTACATGGGCGGGATCATGGCGGTCTTCGGGGCCACGTACGCCCTCTTCCAGAACGACATGCGCCGGCTGCTGTCGTACCACATCCAGTCGCAGGTGGGGTACATGGTCGCCGGGGTCGGCATCGGGTCGACGCTCGCCCAGGCCGGGGCGATGGCCCACGTCTTCAACCACATCCTCTACAAGGGCCTGCTGTTCATGACCGCCGGCGTCGTCATCTACCGGACGGGCAGGTCCGACCTGAAGAAGCTGGGCGGCCTCGCGCGGGAGATGCCGATCACCGCCGGGACGTTCACGGTCGCGGCGCTCTCGATCGCTGGCTTCCCGCTGTTCAACGGCTTCGTCAGCAAGGGCATCGTCGTCTCGGCCAGTCACTACGACTTCCCGAAGGGGCCGCTCGCCGTCGGCGGCTTCACCACGCTCGAACTGCTGCTGCTCCTCGGCGGCGTCGGGACGTTCCTCTCGTTCATCAAGTTCGGCTACTACGCGTTCTACCACGGGGAGTACGACGGGAGCGTCCCCGACGCCAACCGGGGGCAGACCGTCGCGATGGTGTCGGTCGCCGCGCTCTGTGTCGGCTTCGGCGTCTTCGACTCGGCGCTGTTCGCCATCCTCCCGTACGACGTCACCTCCGAGTCGGTGGTCTCCCACGCCTACGTGACCTACACCGTCGACCACGTCGTCGAGGGACTCGTGCTGGCGGTCATCGGACTGGTCGGCTTCGCCCTGATAAAGAAGCCCCTGAAGCGCCTCGGGCGTGTTCCCGACGTCGATAGCCTCTACAACCCGCTCGCCATGTACGGCACGCGCTGGCTCGTCGTCGCCACGACCGAGCTGTACGCCGCTGTCGACCGGGCCGCCGTCGCCACCGCGAACGTCGCGGTCGCGCGGACGGCCGGTGACGGCGCGAGCGCCGACGTCGCGTCGACCTCCGAGTACCTCCGGGAGCGCTCGGCGTTCACGATGAGCCTGCTGCTCGTCGCGATCGTGCTCGTCGGCGTCCTCGCGGCGCTGTTACTCTGAGGGGAACGTCGCCGCGAGCGCCCGGGCGACCTCCAGCCCGAGCACGGACTTCGCGCCCTCGAACTCCGAGTACCCCTCCTCGTGCACCAGCAACGCACGACTCGACTCCTCACCCATCACGCTCGCGTCGTTGGCGACGACGAACGCGAGGCCGGCCCGTGCTGCCGTCTCCCGCGCCGCCGCGACCATCGCGTCGTCGTCGCCGCTCGTCTCGGTCTTGAACCCGACCATGCGGAGGTCGGGGTGCTCTGTGCGGACCGTGTCGAGCAGTTTCGCGGTGGGTGACAGCGACAGCGAGAGCTCGTCCTGCCCGGAGCGGATCTTCTCGTCGGCGGGGTCGACCGTGTAGTCGCCGATTGCCGCGACGGAGACGAGCGCGTCGGCTGCCGTCCCGCCGTCGTCGTCACCGTCGA encodes:
- a CDS encoding cation:proton antiporter — its product is MTDSLLPLAAVLVSGGAAVPILASGGRPNVREGWTLLAAAANLAIVASMVPGVVFDGQVYVTDFGTFVPGVRFALRVDPLALLFGLLASLLWLVTSFYSIGYMRGLDEHAQTRYFAAFAGSVASAVGVAFASNLVVLFVFYELLTVATYPLVTHDETDEARAAGRKYLAYTFGGGVAVLAGTVLVFWATGTTAFTAGGIGALADADPTVARAAFALLAGGFGVKAALMPLHSWLPDAMVAPTPVSGLLHAVAVVKSGVFGIARVLLDVFGLDLVGALGLDVVLASVAAFTLVVASVIALRQENLKRRLAYSTVSQLSYIVLGLSVLDPMATTGGLLHIPAHAFMKLTLFFCAGAIHVETHTDDIPNMAGIGARMPLTMGAFTVAAAGMAGIPLVAGFVSKYYILIGTVSTGQVVFTAALLVSGVLNIAYFWPVVYTAFFESPGRSDTKPVVEGPLGGRFGGETPATDGGREPDEEDANGTDDHGFAPDHEGQGVQDDIEVSEQLAPEHGPTSSLDWEHRAPNGSESTWFMLGPILFAAAGSVVLGLVPTQAVFLRIVDLIVSGLTGVVV
- a CDS encoding Na(+)/H(+) antiporter subunit D; the encoded protein is MVDPVVPPFVPVLLAALVLPFVSRRVGHAVGVVATGAVVPYVWLVADGQHLPTELFGFDVVLFNVDAFSTLMGLVFGFIGAVAVLYSWASNADSVQTAFALGYVGTSLGAVFGGDWLTLVFFWELMAVTSTLLVWHYGGRAVRAGFRYALLHGIGGTLLLGAVVWHYVEVDSFLFTAAPDGMAGAVAPVLAAIGIGVNVGFVGLHAWLPDTYPRPHIAASVFLCVYTTKTGVYGMYRAFPEGQLAIAYMGGIMAVFGATYALFQNDMRRLLSYHIQSQVGYMVAGVGIGSTLAQAGAMAHVFNHILYKGLLFMTAGVVIYRTGRSDLKKLGGLAREMPITAGTFTVAALSIAGFPLFNGFVSKGIVVSASHYDFPKGPLAVGGFTTLELLLLLGGVGTFLSFIKFGYYAFYHGEYDGSVPDANRGQTVAMVSVAALCVGFGVFDSALFAILPYDVTSESVVSHAYVTYTVDHVVEGLVLAVIGLVGFALIKKPLKRLGRVPDVDSLYNPLAMYGTRWLVVATTELYAAVDRAAVATANVAVARTAGDGASADVASTSEYLRERSAFTMSLLLVAIVLVGVLAALLL